Proteins from one Shewanella pealeana ATCC 700345 genomic window:
- the fliE gene encoding flagellar hook-basal body complex protein FliE, with product MQIGANSLLQEMQSLNGQIGTSSIQTGITRQVQNTSGSDFSQLLSQAVGNVSELQSNAANLATRLDMGDTTVTLSDTVIAREKSSVAFEATVQVRNKLVEAYKEIMSMPV from the coding sequence ATGCAAATTGGTGCGAATTCATTACTGCAAGAGATGCAGTCACTCAATGGTCAAATCGGCACTTCAAGCATTCAAACAGGGATCACCCGTCAGGTACAAAACACCTCGGGTAGTGATTTCAGTCAGTTGCTATCCCAAGCTGTTGGAAATGTAAGCGAACTTCAATCAAATGCTGCTAATCTCGCCACTCGACTCGATATGGGAGATACCACGGTGACGTTATCTGATACCGTGATTGCCAGAGAAAAATCCAGTGTTGCTTTTGAGGCAACCGTACAAGTACGCAATAAGCTTGTAGAAGCTTATAAAGAAATTATGAGTATGCCTGTTTAG
- the fliS gene encoding flagellar export chaperone FliS, with protein MRGSLQSYRKVSLDSSIAVASPHKVIQMMFAGALERLAQGRYAIEQNNLELKGVSLGKAVSIVAGLNSSLNMEAEGDVAGNLSALYDFMLQRITDANINNDTKAIDDATDILRVIKEAWDAIPSELHELSSQN; from the coding sequence ATGAGAGGTTCGCTTCAATCATATCGTAAGGTCTCATTAGATAGCAGTATTGCTGTGGCTTCACCGCATAAGGTCATTCAGATGATGTTTGCCGGAGCTTTAGAGCGCTTAGCTCAGGGCCGTTATGCCATAGAGCAGAATAACCTAGAACTAAAGGGTGTGAGTTTAGGTAAAGCTGTGAGTATTGTTGCTGGATTAAATAGTAGCTTGAATATGGAAGCTGAGGGTGATGTTGCTGGCAACCTAAGCGCTCTTTATGATTTTATGCTGCAGAGGATCACCGATGCAAACATCAACAATGATACTAAAGCGATAGATGATGCAACCGATATTCTACGTGTTATTAAAGAGGCGTGGGATGCAATACCTAGCGAATTGCATGAGCTATCTTCACAAAACTAA
- a CDS encoding flagellar protein FlaG translates to MTASLAPVSNDGAQEQIKSLNQAMLKAEPSSEQRGLAIDTNSAGLSQVTDKISMLENSKITDENAQLNKLEPVNQSPEEMEEVASKLSDLMAMLRKGLSFSVDESLGKQVISVLDIDTGELIRQIPNEEALELAIKLQEKMAEMDGLLMSTEV, encoded by the coding sequence ATGACTGCTAGTCTTGCGCCTGTGTCAAATGATGGGGCTCAGGAACAAATTAAAAGCTTGAATCAAGCCATGCTAAAAGCAGAGCCAAGCTCTGAACAACGTGGGCTAGCGATAGATACTAATAGTGCAGGGCTATCGCAGGTCACAGACAAAATCAGTATGCTTGAAAACAGCAAAATTACAGATGAAAATGCTCAACTTAATAAGCTTGAGCCTGTCAATCAGTCTCCCGAAGAGATGGAGGAGGTTGCAAGCAAATTATCTGACCTGATGGCTATGCTGCGTAAGGGATTATCTTTTTCGGTCGATGAATCGCTCGGAAAGCAAGTGATCAGTGTGCTCGATATCGACACTGGGGAGTTAATAAGACAGATCCCAAATGAAGAAGCATTAGAGTTGGCAATAAAATTGCAAGAGAAAATGGCAGAAATGGATGGTTTATTGATGTCGACAGAAGTATAA
- a CDS encoding sensor histidine kinase has protein sequence MSAIPQSQVDASDSTNAIAAKRPHLVDVQQAANMSNRMDHILQAMPSGVVIISGDGIVTEANPVAVELLGSPLEGLRWLQIINRAFSPQDDDGHEVSLRNGRRVKLAITPLTPEPGQLIVLTDLTETRLLQKNLSHLQRLSALGKMVATLAHQVRTPLSAALLYASNLASPKISEDSRKRFQGKLVDRLNELEHQVNDMLLMAKGRQQELDSILVIDEVVDNVLSNCQPIAEQKGCQLIFNNQSKQKIRANDAALCSAINNLVMNSLEAEASQITLHAYDTQTALHLDVIDNGKGLDANMQQKVLEPFFTTKSQGTGLGLAVVQAVVNNHGGMMQFSCHPGNGCTASLKFPLITTINNHNNNEVLGDNQHV, from the coding sequence ATGTCAGCAATTCCACAATCACAAGTCGATGCCAGCGATTCAACTAACGCAATAGCGGCGAAGCGTCCGCACTTGGTTGACGTTCAGCAAGCCGCAAATATGTCCAATCGTATGGATCATATTCTGCAGGCTATGCCATCTGGCGTGGTGATTATCAGCGGTGATGGCATTGTTACCGAGGCTAACCCTGTGGCTGTTGAACTCTTAGGTAGCCCATTAGAAGGGCTGCGCTGGCTACAAATCATCAATCGAGCGTTTTCTCCACAAGATGATGATGGTCACGAGGTCTCATTGCGTAACGGTCGCCGGGTAAAACTCGCTATTACGCCGCTTACGCCAGAGCCTGGTCAACTTATCGTGCTGACGGATTTGACCGAAACTCGTTTACTGCAAAAGAACTTATCGCATCTGCAAAGATTATCGGCGCTAGGGAAGATGGTGGCGACACTTGCCCATCAAGTGAGAACCCCTCTAAGTGCGGCTCTTTTATATGCCTCAAACTTGGCTAGCCCTAAAATATCAGAAGATTCGCGTAAGCGCTTTCAAGGCAAGTTAGTCGACAGACTCAATGAATTAGAGCATCAAGTGAACGATATGCTGCTGATGGCAAAGGGTCGTCAACAGGAGCTAGACTCAATCCTGGTTATCGATGAAGTGGTTGATAATGTACTGAGTAACTGTCAGCCGATAGCGGAGCAAAAAGGCTGTCAGTTGATATTTAACAATCAATCAAAACAAAAAATTCGTGCTAATGACGCGGCGCTTTGCTCGGCAATCAATAACCTTGTGATGAACAGTTTAGAAGCTGAGGCTAGCCAAATCACCTTGCATGCATATGACACTCAAACCGCATTACACCTAGACGTGATCGATAATGGTAAGGGGCTCGATGCCAACATGCAGCAAAAGGTACTAGAGCCATTTTTTACTACTAAGTCTCAAGGTACGGGTTTGGGTTTAGCCGTGGTTCAAGCGGTGGTCAATAACCATGGGGGAATGATGCAGTTTAGCTGTCATCCCGGTAATGGCTGCACTGCGTCATTAAAGTTTCCGTTGATCACGACCATTAATAACCATAATAACAATGAAGTGCTTGGAGATAATCAGCATGTCTGA
- a CDS encoding sigma-54 dependent transcriptional regulator → MMQTDQRILLVGNQSERINRLSCVFEFLGEQVELIDFDKLETYTKQTRFRAIVLPSENQSKELIQSLTGTLPWQPFLMLGERGDIKTSNILGCIEEPLNYPQLTELLHFCQVYGQVKRPEIPTSANQTKLFRSLVGRSEGIANVRHLINQVAGSDATVLVLGQSGTGKEVVARNIHYISERRNGPFIPVNCGAIPPELLESELFGHEKGSFTGAISARKGRFELAEKGTLFLDEIGDMPLQMQVKLLRVLQERMFERVGGSKSISADVRVVAATHRNLETMIEKGDFREDLYYRLNVFPIEMPALCERKEDIPLLLQELVSRVYNEGRGRVRFTQRAIESLKEHLWSGNVRELSNLVERLTILYPGGLVDVNDLPIKYRHIDVPEYCVEISEEQQERDALASIFNDEEPIEIPETRFPSELPPEGVNLKDLLAELEIDMIRQALDQQDSVVARAAEMLGIRRTTLVEKMRKYGLSKD, encoded by the coding sequence ATGATGCAAACAGATCAACGAATTCTACTTGTCGGTAACCAGTCAGAGCGAATTAATCGCTTGTCGTGTGTATTTGAGTTCTTAGGAGAGCAGGTCGAACTGATCGACTTCGATAAACTCGAGACGTACACTAAGCAGACGCGCTTTCGCGCGATTGTTTTACCTTCTGAGAACCAATCGAAAGAACTTATCCAGTCTTTGACTGGTACGCTTCCTTGGCAGCCTTTTTTAATGTTAGGGGAAAGAGGCGACATTAAAACGTCGAATATTCTCGGCTGCATCGAAGAACCCTTAAACTACCCACAATTAACTGAGTTACTCCACTTTTGTCAGGTCTATGGTCAAGTTAAACGTCCAGAGATCCCAACTAGCGCAAATCAGACTAAATTATTTAGAAGTTTAGTGGGTCGTAGCGAGGGTATTGCCAATGTTCGTCACCTCATTAATCAGGTGGCAGGTTCTGACGCTACAGTATTAGTACTTGGGCAATCAGGAACGGGTAAAGAAGTGGTTGCTCGTAATATTCACTATATTTCAGAACGTCGCAATGGACCGTTTATTCCGGTAAATTGCGGTGCGATTCCTCCAGAATTACTGGAGAGTGAACTTTTTGGTCATGAGAAGGGTTCATTCACCGGGGCAATCAGTGCACGTAAAGGTCGTTTCGAACTTGCGGAAAAAGGCACCTTATTCCTCGATGAGATTGGCGATATGCCATTGCAGATGCAAGTTAAATTATTACGTGTACTGCAAGAGCGTATGTTTGAGCGTGTTGGTGGCAGTAAGTCTATTTCAGCCGATGTTCGCGTTGTTGCTGCAACCCATAGAAACTTAGAAACCATGATAGAGAAGGGAGATTTTAGAGAAGATCTCTATTACCGCCTCAATGTTTTCCCAATCGAAATGCCTGCTTTGTGCGAACGCAAAGAAGATATCCCCCTGTTACTGCAAGAATTAGTCAGCCGTGTTTATAACGAAGGCCGCGGCCGAGTTCGTTTCACTCAACGTGCAATCGAGTCTCTTAAAGAGCACTTATGGTCAGGTAACGTTCGTGAACTGTCTAACTTGGTTGAACGTTTAACGATTCTTTATCCGGGTGGACTGGTCGATGTCAATGACTTACCTATCAAGTACCGTCATATCGATGTTCCTGAATACTGTGTCGAAATCAGTGAAGAGCAGCAAGAGCGTGACGCTTTAGCCTCTATCTTCAACGATGAAGAGCCTATCGAGATCCCAGAGACGCGATTCCCGAGTGAGTTGCCACCAGAAGGGGTCAACTTAAAAGACTTATTGGCAGAGCTTGAGATCGATATGATCAGACAAGCACTAGATCAACAAGATAGCGTGGTTGCCCGTGCAGCAGAAATGCTAGGCATTCGTCGTACCACCTTAGTTGAAAAAATGCGTAAGTACGGATTGAGTAAAGATTAA
- the fliF gene encoding flagellar basal-body MS-ring/collar protein FliF, giving the protein MVVGTGSGLASSPQTSGVQEEHKPGIMGALGGVDMLRQLTMILALAICLAVAVFVMIWAQEPEYRPLGQMSTAEMVQVLDALDKNQVKYEIQGDVVKVPEDKYQDVKMLLSREGLDNQEANNDFLNKDSGFGVSQRMEQARLKHSQEQNLARVIEELKSVTRAKVILALPRENVFARNRSKPSATVVVSTRRSGLSQEEVDSIVDIVASAVHNLEPNKVTVTDANGRLLNSGTQDGASAIARRELEIVQQKESEYRTKVESILMPILGPENFTSQVDVSMDFTAVEQTAKRYNPDLPALRSEMVVENNSAGGTSGGIPGALSNQPPMAADIPQEVNAEESLAVSSGTSHKEATRNFELNTTISHTRQQVGTLRRVSVSVAVDFKNGPVSEDGSVNRVPRTEQELANIRRLLEGAVGFNTQRGDIIEVVSVPFMDQLIEDAPPQEMWEQPWFWRAVKLVLGALVVLVLILAVVRPMLKRLVYPDSVKMPDEPQTGGELAEIEDQYAADTLGMLQRPEAEYSYADDGSILIPNLHKDDDMIKAIRALVANEPELSTQVVKNWLLEDDK; this is encoded by the coding sequence ATGGTCGTAGGAACAGGCTCAGGTTTAGCATCGAGCCCACAAACATCAGGTGTTCAAGAAGAACATAAGCCAGGCATAATGGGCGCTCTCGGTGGCGTCGATATGCTGCGCCAATTGACGATGATCTTGGCCCTTGCCATCTGTTTAGCCGTGGCCGTTTTTGTCATGATTTGGGCGCAAGAACCAGAGTATCGTCCTCTTGGCCAGATGAGCACCGCAGAAATGGTGCAAGTGTTGGATGCACTTGATAAAAATCAGGTTAAGTACGAAATCCAAGGCGATGTAGTCAAAGTTCCTGAAGATAAATACCAAGATGTGAAGATGTTATTGAGCCGTGAAGGGCTAGATAACCAAGAAGCAAATAATGACTTTTTAAATAAAGACAGTGGTTTTGGTGTGAGTCAGCGCATGGAGCAGGCACGTCTCAAGCACAGCCAAGAGCAAAACCTTGCCCGCGTTATCGAAGAGCTAAAGAGTGTCACTCGTGCGAAAGTTATTTTAGCCTTACCGAGAGAGAATGTGTTTGCCCGCAACCGCTCTAAGCCAAGTGCTACCGTAGTGGTTAGCACTCGTCGCAGTGGTTTAAGTCAAGAAGAGGTCGACTCGATTGTCGATATCGTCGCCTCAGCGGTACATAACCTCGAACCGAACAAGGTCACAGTTACCGATGCTAATGGCCGCCTGCTAAATTCTGGTACCCAAGATGGTGCCTCAGCCATCGCCCGTCGTGAGCTTGAAATTGTCCAGCAAAAAGAGTCTGAATATCGCACTAAAGTCGAATCGATTCTTATGCCAATTTTAGGTCCTGAGAATTTTACCTCCCAGGTCGATGTCAGCATGGACTTTACCGCCGTTGAGCAAACCGCTAAGCGTTATAACCCTGACTTACCGGCACTAAGAAGCGAGATGGTGGTTGAGAATAACTCTGCTGGAGGTACGAGTGGCGGTATTCCTGGCGCATTGTCTAATCAACCTCCTATGGCGGCAGATATACCTCAGGAAGTGAATGCAGAAGAAAGCCTTGCGGTTTCATCGGGTACTAGTCACAAAGAAGCGACACGTAACTTTGAGTTAAACACCACTATTAGCCACACTCGTCAGCAAGTGGGCACCCTAAGACGGGTGAGCGTATCGGTTGCGGTTGATTTCAAAAATGGTCCTGTATCGGAAGATGGCAGCGTTAACCGCGTACCACGCACAGAGCAAGAGCTAGCCAATATCCGTCGATTACTCGAAGGGGCGGTCGGTTTTAATACTCAGCGCGGCGATATTATTGAAGTGGTTAGTGTGCCATTTATGGATCAGCTTATCGAGGATGCACCACCGCAAGAGATGTGGGAACAGCCCTGGTTCTGGCGCGCGGTAAAGTTGGTGCTCGGTGCGTTGGTTGTTCTTGTGTTGATCCTAGCTGTTGTTCGCCCAATGCTGAAGAGGCTGGTTTACCCTGATAGTGTCAAAATGCCAGATGAGCCACAAACTGGTGGTGAGCTAGCAGAAATTGAAGATCAGTATGCAGCCGATACCTTAGGCATGTTACAACGCCCCGAAGCAGAATACAGTTATGCAGATGATGGCTCTATCTTGATCCCTAATCTGCATAAAGACGATGACATGATTAAGGCTATTCGTGCACTAGTGGCTAATGAGCCTGAACTATCGACACAAGTCGTGAAAAACTGGTTACTTGAAGATGACAAATAA
- a CDS encoding sigma-54-dependent transcriptional regulator, with amino-acid sequence MSEGKLLLVEDDASLREALLDTLMLAHYDCVDVASAEEAILSLKANRYDMVISDVQMEGVGGIGLLNYMQQHHPKIPVLLMTAYATIDNAVNAMKLGAVDYLAKPFSSEVLLNQVSRYLPAKVVEGTPIVADEKSIALLALAQRVAASDASVMIMGPSGSGKEVLARYIHQNSQRVDQPFVAINCAAIPENMLEATLFGYEKGAFTGAYQACPGKFEQAQGGTLLLDEISEMEVGLQAKLLRVLQEREVERLGGRKTIKLNVRVLATSNRDLKAMASSGEFREDLYYRINVFPLTWPSLNQRPADILPLARHLLQRHALIANRSEIPEFSECATRRLLTHRWPGNVRELDNVVQRALILSVSAEVTAADIIIDSQELGFTAEVIPMVESKPAELDGLGDELKAQEHVIILETLTQCDGSRKLVAEKLGISARTLRYKMAKMRELGIQIPA; translated from the coding sequence ATGTCTGAAGGTAAGTTATTACTTGTAGAAGATGATGCTTCACTGCGTGAAGCACTGCTCGATACCTTGATGTTAGCGCATTATGATTGTGTCGATGTCGCTTCGGCAGAAGAAGCTATCCTTTCTCTAAAAGCCAACAGATACGATATGGTGATAAGCGACGTGCAAATGGAGGGCGTAGGAGGCATAGGCCTGCTCAACTATATGCAGCAACATCACCCGAAAATTCCAGTATTGTTGATGACCGCATATGCGACCATAGATAACGCGGTAAATGCGATGAAACTTGGCGCGGTCGATTATTTGGCTAAGCCGTTTTCGTCAGAGGTTCTACTCAATCAAGTCTCTCGTTATTTGCCAGCTAAAGTGGTTGAAGGCACGCCAATCGTTGCTGATGAAAAGAGTATTGCACTGTTAGCATTGGCGCAGCGGGTGGCTGCATCCGATGCCTCTGTGATGATTATGGGGCCGAGCGGCAGCGGTAAAGAGGTATTAGCGCGTTATATTCATCAGAACAGCCAACGCGTCGACCAGCCGTTTGTCGCCATTAACTGCGCGGCAATTCCTGAAAACATGCTTGAGGCGACACTGTTTGGCTATGAGAAGGGCGCCTTTACCGGGGCTTATCAAGCCTGTCCTGGCAAGTTTGAACAGGCGCAAGGTGGTACTTTGCTGCTTGATGAAATATCTGAGATGGAAGTCGGCTTGCAAGCAAAATTGTTGCGGGTATTGCAAGAGCGTGAAGTGGAGCGTTTAGGCGGCCGTAAAACGATTAAGCTTAATGTGCGGGTGCTGGCCACCTCGAATCGCGACCTAAAAGCGATGGCATCATCGGGAGAATTTAGGGAAGACTTGTACTACCGAATTAACGTCTTCCCGCTGACTTGGCCGTCATTAAACCAACGCCCTGCGGATATCTTGCCACTAGCAAGGCACTTGCTGCAGCGCCATGCCTTAATTGCCAACCGTAGTGAAATCCCTGAGTTCAGTGAGTGCGCGACTCGCCGTTTATTGACTCATCGCTGGCCTGGCAATGTACGCGAACTCGATAATGTGGTGCAAAGAGCACTTATCTTGTCAGTATCAGCTGAAGTGACTGCGGCAGATATTATAATCGACTCACAAGAGTTAGGTTTTACCGCCGAGGTAATACCTATGGTTGAGAGTAAACCTGCCGAGCTCGATGGTTTAGGTGACGAATTAAAGGCGCAAGAGCATGTGATTATTTTAGAAACCTTAACTCAATGTGACGGTAGTCGTAAGCTTGTCGCCGAGAAGTTAGGGATCAGTGCCAGAACTCTGCGTTACAAGATGGCTAAAATGCGTGAATTAGGCATACAAATACCGGCTTAG
- a CDS encoding flagellin, with amino-acid sequence MAISVNTNVTSMRAQGNLNSANSSVQTSMERLSSGLRINSAKDDAAGLQISNRMTSQINGIGVAMRNANDGISIAQTAEGAMQESTNILQRMRDLSLQSANGSNSADDRAAMQKEITSLNAELTRISDTTSFGGQKLLDGNYGTQNFQVGANANETISLTLSDISADQLGSSGQSVDGALTAAEITATVAGGTGSGEISFSYTPLDGSAETLTADLTGVTDADGMAAAINTALAGASISTGVVASSDGTDVTFGGIGNNGDVLTLTRKIDDGTTTAPATAFALGGDDSQVNSVNDIDLTTEAGSQSAISTIDAAISQIDSQRADLGAVQNRMNFTINNLSNIQSNVSDARSRIQDVDFAKETAELTKQQILSQTSSAMLAQANQLPQAALSLL; translated from the coding sequence ATGGCTATTTCAGTAAATACTAACGTTACTTCAATGCGAGCACAGGGCAACCTAAACAGTGCTAACTCAAGTGTTCAAACCTCAATGGAGCGTTTGTCTTCGGGTCTGCGTATTAACAGTGCAAAAGACGATGCTGCAGGTCTGCAAATCTCTAACCGTATGACCAGCCAAATTAACGGTATCGGTGTCGCTATGCGTAACGCTAACGACGGTATCTCTATCGCGCAAACTGCTGAAGGTGCGATGCAAGAATCGACTAACATCCTGCAGCGTATGCGTGATCTTTCTCTACAGTCGGCTAACGGCTCAAACTCTGCTGATGACCGCGCGGCGATGCAGAAAGAGATTACATCACTTAATGCTGAATTGACCCGTATCTCGGATACCACTTCATTCGGTGGCCAGAAATTACTCGATGGTAACTATGGCACCCAGAACTTTCAGGTCGGTGCTAATGCCAATGAGACCATCTCATTAACACTATCAGATATTTCTGCTGATCAACTCGGTTCATCTGGTCAATCGGTAGATGGTGCGCTAACTGCAGCGGAAATTACTGCAACTGTTGCAGGTGGTACGGGAAGTGGTGAAATTTCATTCTCTTATACGCCTTTGGATGGCTCCGCTGAAACACTAACCGCCGATCTAACGGGTGTGACTGATGCGGATGGCATGGCTGCAGCAATTAATACAGCCCTAGCAGGAGCAAGTATTAGTACAGGTGTAGTAGCATCTTCTGATGGTACAGATGTGACTTTTGGTGGCATAGGTAACAATGGCGATGTGCTAACGTTAACAAGAAAAATCGACGATGGTACGACTACGGCTCCGGCAACAGCTTTTGCGTTAGGCGGAGATGATTCACAAGTTAATTCGGTTAATGATATCGACCTAACCACAGAAGCTGGTTCGCAAAGCGCAATATCGACTATCGATGCGGCTATTTCACAAATCGATAGCCAACGTGCCGACTTAGGTGCGGTACAAAACCGTATGAACTTCACCATTAACAACTTGAGCAACATTCAGTCTAACGTGTCAGATGCACGTAGCCGTATTCAAGATGTCGATTTTGCCAAAGAAACTGCCGAGCTGACTAAGCAGCAGATTCTGTCGCAAACTTCATCTGCGATGCTGGCTCAGGCTAACCAGTTACCACAAGCTGCATTATCACTGTTATAA
- the fliD gene encoding flagellar filament capping protein FliD, which produces MGLTSVGIGSGMDINGIVSALVGAENDPKVAKFDADEGKINAQISGIGSLKSALTEFQDSLEKLTDPDTFIARKVELSNKDFISATADETAVSGSYKIEVEQLAESQKIGSAAVADATAALGEGSLTFGVDGKDFTVAVEAGDSLETVMKKINDAEDNVGVTATIINGDNGPQLVMTSDKTGTANNITVAATDTDGGTGLAKTFTMTELSAAKDAVLYVDGLKVTSASNEVENVITGVSLTLKDEDLSKSTTLTISPDTDSVKKSVEGFVEAYNALMGTVSDLSSYDAETEQAGILQGDSMIRSLQSQLRGVLSSSFDTSEGTTMLANIGIKTTQQGTLEIDEDILDKALNSDMSQIREMFSAEDTGLAARLDGLAETYVQSGGTLDSRDETLDNQISRLTDSRELFARKMAAYETRLFNQFNAMDLMVASLNQQSSDLFNRLDSLPGMVPQN; this is translated from the coding sequence ATGGGATTAACATCGGTTGGTATTGGTTCTGGAATGGATATCAATGGCATTGTGTCGGCGCTAGTGGGAGCCGAAAACGATCCAAAGGTTGCCAAGTTTGATGCTGATGAAGGCAAGATTAACGCGCAGATATCGGGTATTGGCTCACTAAAGAGTGCATTGACTGAATTTCAAGACAGTTTAGAGAAGTTAACCGACCCAGATACTTTTATTGCACGTAAGGTCGAGCTGTCTAATAAAGACTTTATTAGTGCGACCGCAGACGAAACCGCTGTTTCCGGTAGTTATAAAATTGAAGTTGAGCAGTTAGCCGAAAGTCAAAAGATTGGCTCTGCTGCCGTGGCTGATGCTACAGCGGCATTAGGAGAGGGGTCGTTAACTTTTGGTGTTGATGGCAAAGACTTTACCGTTGCTGTTGAAGCGGGGGATTCACTTGAAACAGTGATGAAAAAAATCAACGATGCGGAAGATAACGTTGGTGTGACAGCAACCATCATTAACGGTGATAATGGCCCTCAACTGGTAATGACGTCAGATAAAACGGGTACTGCTAATAACATTACCGTTGCCGCAACCGACACCGATGGTGGTACAGGCTTAGCAAAGACCTTTACTATGACCGAACTTAGCGCGGCAAAAGATGCGGTGTTGTATGTAGATGGCTTGAAGGTGACATCAGCTAGCAATGAAGTCGAGAACGTGATTACCGGGGTTAGTTTAACCCTCAAAGATGAAGATTTATCTAAAAGCACTACGCTAACGATCTCACCCGATACGGATTCTGTAAAGAAGAGCGTGGAGGGTTTTGTTGAGGCTTACAATGCCTTGATGGGAACAGTGTCTGATCTGTCTAGTTATGATGCTGAAACAGAGCAAGCTGGAATTTTGCAAGGCGACTCGATGATCCGCAGTCTTCAGAGCCAGTTGCGTGGTGTGTTATCCAGTAGTTTTGATACCTCAGAAGGTACGACCATGCTGGCTAATATAGGCATAAAGACCACTCAGCAAGGTACACTTGAGATTGATGAGGATATTTTAGATAAAGCGCTAAACTCTGATATGTCGCAAATTCGAGAAATGTTTAGCGCAGAAGATACAGGTTTAGCGGCGAGATTAGACGGATTGGCCGAAACCTACGTACAATCTGGGGGCACGTTAGATAGTCGTGATGAAACTTTAGATAACCAGATATCACGACTCACTGATAGCCGAGAGCTATTCGCTCGGAAAATGGCTGCATACGAAACTCGACTGTTTAATCAGTTTAATGCCATGGACTTGATGGTCGCTAGTCTGAATCAGCAATCTAGCGATTTGTTCAATCGTCTCGATTCTCTGCCAGGTATGGTGCCGCAAAATTAG